From the Terriglobia bacterium genome, one window contains:
- a CDS encoding tetratricopeptide repeat protein — translation MQQSAHRINELMDEVRRLLESGQFEAALQLSERCLELSSNMPDPAVRARALVTKGITLARTDDHLNALKLYDTAIQLYESANDELAAAKVRMNRVHSYCHLSRYEDALRDGEAGNRIFARFGEKQLLARGLNNLGEVFFRLDRFQERLDTLERAAALLCEIGDDRSLAMVYMNHAVVLTSLNRGDEARVYYQLSKDKAEESGQTWLAACGNYNLGYLHYMQGEYTRALDILNETRTALAADPWYGPLCDLTQSEIYLEMNMYAEAMAAAEAAYKGFEDNHKPFEMAKAVAVMAIAQSEREQFQEAARLFDRARTMFKAQGNDVRAAGMDLYQGVMWLHQGRHVDARTLALSAYEAFAKEDVKPNAAFARIVSARAALEAGDLNTASLDVDIAAALHRESSRALVGHQLHALSGEIHRARGNLADAAAEFRLAIQELEAVRANIAADELRLNYFKDKVPVYERLMRTDLQTGDPASLREAFETAERAKSRTLVDLLAGSVESLKQARSASLEEIQQALAPDTILIEYVMTGGTVAAFCVSRAGFAVFQDICSAGELKQRFGFIQFHFSRLAAQQ, via the coding sequence ATGCAGCAATCGGCTCATCGGATCAACGAACTCATGGACGAAGTCCGCCGGCTCCTGGAATCGGGGCAATTCGAAGCGGCGCTGCAGCTCTCCGAGCGTTGCCTGGAGCTTTCCTCAAACATGCCGGACCCCGCGGTGCGCGCGCGGGCACTCGTCACGAAAGGCATCACGCTCGCCAGAACCGACGATCACCTCAACGCCTTGAAGCTCTACGATACGGCGATCCAGCTCTACGAGTCGGCAAACGACGAACTCGCAGCGGCAAAAGTCCGGATGAACCGGGTTCACTCCTACTGCCATCTCTCCCGCTACGAAGACGCGCTGCGCGACGGAGAAGCAGGCAACCGGATATTCGCACGCTTCGGCGAAAAGCAACTGCTGGCGAGAGGTTTGAACAATCTCGGAGAAGTCTTTTTCCGCCTCGATCGATTCCAGGAGCGGCTCGACACGCTCGAGCGCGCCGCGGCGCTGCTCTGTGAGATCGGCGACGACAGGTCACTGGCAATGGTGTACATGAACCATGCCGTCGTGCTCACGAGCCTCAATCGAGGTGATGAAGCGCGGGTTTATTACCAGCTTTCGAAGGACAAGGCGGAAGAAAGCGGGCAGACGTGGCTCGCGGCCTGCGGCAATTACAATCTGGGCTATCTCCATTACATGCAGGGAGAATACACGCGCGCGCTCGACATCCTGAACGAAACACGCACTGCGCTTGCCGCAGATCCCTGGTACGGCCCGTTGTGCGATCTCACACAGAGCGAGATCTACCTTGAAATGAATATGTACGCCGAAGCCATGGCGGCGGCGGAAGCGGCTTACAAGGGCTTCGAGGATAACCATAAGCCATTCGAAATGGCCAAGGCGGTTGCCGTCATGGCCATCGCGCAGAGCGAGCGGGAGCAGTTCCAGGAAGCAGCGCGGCTGTTCGATCGGGCGCGCACGATGTTCAAGGCCCAGGGCAATGACGTCCGCGCCGCAGGGATGGACCTCTATCAAGGTGTGATGTGGCTTCACCAGGGAAGACACGTCGATGCACGGACGCTCGCTCTCAGCGCTTACGAGGCGTTCGCCAAAGAGGATGTGAAACCGAATGCCGCCTTCGCCCGCATCGTTTCCGCGCGAGCAGCCCTGGAGGCCGGCGACTTAAATACTGCATCTCTCGATGTGGATATTGCCGCGGCCCTGCATCGCGAGTCGTCCCGCGCTCTGGTGGGCCATCAACTGCACGCGCTGTCCGGCGAAATACACCGCGCCCGCGGCAATCTGGCGGATGCGGCTGCGGAGTTCCGGCTGGCGATTCAGGAGTTGGAAGCCGTCAGAGCGAATATCGCGGCCGACGAACTGCGGCTGAACTACTTCAAGGACAAGGTGCCGGTTTACGAAAGGCTCATGCGGACAGACCTTCAGACTGGAGATCCGGCGAGCCTCCGGGAAGCCTTTGAAACCGCTGAGCGCGCCAAATCACGGACGCTGGTCGACCTTCTTGCAGGCAGCGTGGAGTCGCTCAAGCAAGCGCGCTCGGCGTCACTGGAAGAAATACAGCAGGCGCTTGCACCAGACACGATATTGATTGAGTACGTGATGACGGGCGGGACGGTGGCCGCGTTTTGCGTGTCGCGTGCAGGATTCGCAGTTTTTCAGGACATCTGTTCCGCCGGCGAGTTGAAGCAGCGGTTTGGCTTTATCCAGTTCCATTTCTCCCGCCTTGCCGCACAGCAGA
- a CDS encoding peptidyl-alpha-hydroxyglycine alpha-amidating lyase family protein, with protein MKRILLSALAALVVGGIPPLSAQSVPEIAFDSVDILKPPANIYLGEVGGVAANSKGDIFVYTRTGHPTITIGTSRPFAHGGSRLLQFDKTGKFVREIGQDSYGFMVAQQVRVDPQDNLWVVDQMTSMVMKFTPGGQIQMLLGRKSESERVPAAPLNPQAAAGAAAAGGGRGRGAGAAVNAEAPAGGRGRGGLPGAGQQSDVFQRPADVAWDSAGNIYVADGFGNARIAKFDKAGKFVKTWGSRGTEPGQFSTVHGIAVDAQGNVYVADTGNKRIQVFDTDGNFKTQFTGIGSPAAICLTPGPRPVLYSSNSNPPEDIDSGGEIYKLDLTGKVLGKFGKAGKQMKEFGTVNQIDCRSENELLVGEIGNWRVQKVTLHAN; from the coding sequence GTGAAACGCATCCTGCTCAGTGCATTAGCCGCTCTCGTTGTCGGTGGTATCCCGCCGCTCTCCGCGCAATCCGTGCCGGAGATTGCGTTCGATTCGGTGGATATTTTAAAACCGCCCGCTAATATCTATCTGGGCGAGGTTGGTGGTGTGGCGGCGAATTCGAAGGGCGATATCTTCGTTTACACGCGGACCGGCCATCCCACGATCACGATCGGCACATCACGGCCGTTCGCTCATGGCGGCTCGCGTCTGTTGCAGTTCGACAAGACAGGAAAGTTTGTTCGTGAGATCGGCCAGGACTCGTATGGATTCATGGTCGCGCAGCAGGTCCGCGTGGATCCGCAGGACAACCTGTGGGTCGTGGATCAGATGACCAGCATGGTCATGAAATTTACTCCGGGCGGGCAGATCCAGATGCTGCTGGGCCGGAAATCGGAATCCGAACGCGTGCCCGCCGCGCCGCTGAATCCGCAGGCGGCGGCGGGAGCCGCGGCAGCAGGTGGCGGCCGCGGCCGCGGCGCCGGAGCTGCAGTTAATGCTGAAGCGCCGGCCGGCGGACGAGGACGTGGCGGCCTTCCTGGTGCGGGCCAGCAGAGCGACGTATTTCAAAGACCTGCGGACGTGGCGTGGGATTCGGCCGGAAACATCTATGTCGCGGACGGTTTCGGAAACGCCCGCATCGCCAAGTTCGATAAGGCCGGCAAGTTCGTGAAAACCTGGGGTTCGCGCGGGACCGAACCTGGTCAGTTCAGCACCGTGCACGGGATTGCGGTCGACGCGCAGGGGAACGTCTACGTGGCGGATACCGGAAACAAACGGATTCAGGTGTTCGATACCGACGGCAACTTCAAAACGCAGTTCACCGGTATCGGCAGTCCCGCCGCGATCTGCCTGACGCCGGGGCCGCGGCCAGTCCTGTACAGCTCCAATTCGAATCCCCCGGAAGATATCGATTCCGGCGGCGAGATTTATAAGTTGGACCTGACCGGCAAGGTGCTCGGGAAGTTCGGCAAGGCCGGAAAACAGATGAAGGAATTCGGAACCGTAAATCAGATCGACTGCCGCAGCGAGAACGAACTCCTCGTGGGAGAGATCGGGAACTGGCGAGTTCAAAAGGTAACGCTGCATGCGAACTAG
- a CDS encoding peptidyl-alpha-hydroxyglycine alpha-amidating lyase family protein has protein sequence MRRLATCCFIFLLSPGLAGTAFAQAKATAQNVPEIPFDSVPNFLKLPANLYLGEAIGVATNSKGHVFVYTRSANTRLFEFDRNGNYIREIGEGNYGFEFAHSVRVDPQDNIWVVDEGTNLVIKFNPAGRIVMILGHRPDVMAGAVAAPAGAAPPAEKYTLGRPTDVAWDAQGNIFVSDGYINHRVVKYDKNGRFLKQVGSEKTGTGPGQFNTPHSVAVDAKGMVYVADRGNNRVQVFDNDLNYKTSFTNVGTSWTVCVSPGPHQYFFTSNSNPNGNTPGSWEITGEIYKMELDGTIVGKFGHAGKLTPGFQVVHMLDCRNPNEIVVAEIESWRVQKLVLKPQSVTKSSSLK, from the coding sequence ATGAGACGACTTGCGACCTGTTGCTTCATTTTCCTGCTGTCCCCGGGTCTGGCGGGTACGGCGTTTGCGCAGGCCAAGGCCACGGCGCAGAACGTTCCCGAAATCCCGTTTGATTCAGTGCCGAATTTTCTAAAGCTTCCGGCGAATTTGTATCTGGGCGAGGCGATCGGCGTGGCGACAAATTCGAAAGGTCATGTCTTCGTCTACACGCGCAGCGCGAACACGCGATTGTTCGAATTCGACCGGAATGGCAACTACATACGGGAGATCGGTGAAGGGAACTACGGCTTCGAGTTCGCGCATTCGGTGCGCGTCGATCCCCAGGACAACATCTGGGTTGTCGATGAAGGCACGAACCTCGTCATCAAGTTCAACCCGGCCGGCCGGATCGTCATGATCCTCGGCCATCGTCCCGACGTGATGGCCGGGGCGGTCGCGGCGCCTGCGGGAGCTGCGCCGCCGGCGGAGAAGTACACGCTCGGCCGGCCGACGGACGTCGCGTGGGACGCTCAAGGCAACATTTTCGTGTCCGACGGGTACATCAATCATCGGGTCGTCAAGTACGACAAGAACGGCCGCTTCCTCAAACAGGTCGGCAGCGAGAAGACCGGCACCGGGCCGGGCCAGTTCAATACACCGCACTCGGTTGCCGTCGATGCGAAGGGGATGGTGTATGTCGCGGATCGCGGCAACAACCGCGTCCAGGTCTTCGACAACGACTTGAATTACAAGACCAGCTTCACGAACGTCGGAACATCATGGACCGTCTGCGTTTCGCCCGGACCGCATCAATATTTCTTCACCTCGAACTCGAATCCCAACGGCAATACGCCGGGTTCCTGGGAGATCACGGGCGAGATTTACAAGATGGAGCTCGATGGCACGATCGTCGGAAAGTTCGGCCACGCGGGCAAGCTGACGCCCGGCTTCCAGGTCGTGCACATGCTGGACTGCCGAAATCCGAACGAGATCGTGGTCGCGGAAATCGAGTCCTGGCGCGTGCAGAAGCTGGTGCTGAAACCGCAATCCGTGACGAAGAGTTCGTCTTTGAAATAG
- a CDS encoding sulfite exporter TauE/SafE family protein — protein MLLSPTLVHVLLVLFIATLTRSAFGFGEALIAVPLLALRIPVEIAAPLAVLVSITVAAVIVVQDWRHIHFKSAGGLVGSTVIGIPLGLALLIRVDEKHVKVLLSIVIVAFAVYSLFGRSRLELKKDSRRWLLGCGFFAGVLGGAYGMNGPPLAIYGAMRRWSPQHFRATLQGYFLPASLIGMVGYWLTGLWVPAVTHYYLWSLPLVVAAVFLGRMVNHRFAGDAFLKYVWVGLIGIGVVLFIQAI, from the coding sequence GTGTTATTGAGTCCGACCCTGGTTCATGTGTTACTCGTTCTCTTTATTGCCACGCTGACCCGGTCCGCTTTCGGGTTCGGCGAGGCGCTGATCGCCGTTCCGCTGTTGGCGCTGCGTATTCCTGTGGAAATCGCGGCGCCTCTGGCTGTGTTGGTGTCGATTACGGTTGCGGCGGTGATTGTGGTTCAGGACTGGAGACACATTCATTTCAAAAGCGCCGGCGGGCTGGTGGGTTCGACCGTCATCGGGATCCCGCTTGGACTGGCGCTTTTGATCCGGGTCGATGAGAAGCACGTGAAGGTGCTGCTCTCGATTGTCATCGTGGCATTTGCGGTGTACTCCTTATTCGGGCGAAGCCGGCTGGAGTTGAAGAAGGACAGCCGCCGGTGGCTGCTCGGATGCGGCTTTTTTGCCGGCGTGCTTGGCGGCGCCTACGGAATGAACGGCCCGCCGCTGGCCATCTATGGCGCGATGCGCCGCTGGTCGCCCCAGCATTTCCGCGCGACGCTGCAGGGCTATTTCCTGCCGGCGAGCCTGATCGGAATGGTGGGCTACTGGTTGACCGGCCTCTGGGTTCCGGCGGTGACGCATTATTATCTCTGGTCGCTGCCGCTGGTCGTGGCGGCGGTTTTTCTTGGCCGCATGGTGAACCACCGGTTTGCAGGGGATGCGTTTTTGAAGTATGTGTGGGTGGGGCTGATCGGGATCGGCGTGGTGCTGTTTATCCAGGCGATTTGA